In Bacteroidota bacterium, a single genomic region encodes these proteins:
- a CDS encoding aldose epimerase family protein has product MKTNFPLVCGGVLVLFAAMSCGTQKPKHGEVDQKMFDTLLDSKQVKLVNLVNKNGVEVQITNYGARVVSVWVPDKNGKFDDVVLGFSSIKDYLKVNPNFGAVVGRYGNRIGNAQFNLNGTVYKLEKNDGKNTLHGGFIGYDERVWNIEKTDKQSLELSYLSKDQEEGFPGNLKITVTYTLTDSNELKINYAATTDKPTVLNLTNHSYFNLNGQDSGDILGEEIMINADKFTPVDDGLIPTGELRAVAGTPLDFTKSTLIGSRINDSYEQIKFGKGYDHNFVLNKKGKELSVAAVAYDPKSGRVLEVTTTEPGVQFYTGNFLDGKLIGKSGKGYIHRGGFCLETQHFPDSPNHPAFPTTTLNPGENYNTTTIFKFSVKK; this is encoded by the coding sequence AACTTTCCTTTAGTATGCGGCGGTGTATTGGTACTGTTTGCAGCTATGTCATGTGGCACGCAGAAGCCGAAACATGGTGAAGTAGATCAGAAGATGTTTGATACTCTTTTGGACTCAAAGCAGGTTAAATTAGTGAACCTGGTGAATAAAAACGGAGTGGAAGTTCAGATTACCAATTACGGGGCCAGAGTTGTTTCTGTATGGGTTCCGGATAAAAATGGCAAGTTTGACGATGTGGTCTTAGGATTTAGTTCCATTAAAGACTATTTGAAAGTTAATCCAAATTTTGGCGCTGTTGTGGGCCGTTATGGCAACCGTATAGGCAATGCGCAATTTAACCTGAACGGTACGGTTTACAAATTGGAAAAAAATGATGGCAAAAATACTTTGCATGGAGGTTTTATAGGTTATGACGAAAGAGTTTGGAATATTGAAAAGACAGACAAACAATCATTGGAATTAAGTTATTTGAGTAAAGACCAGGAAGAGGGCTTCCCCGGTAATTTAAAAATTACAGTAACTTATACCCTGACCGACAGCAATGAATTAAAAATAAATTATGCTGCAACTACCGATAAGCCTACTGTTTTGAACCTTACCAACCACAGTTATTTTAATCTTAATGGTCAAGATTCAGGGGATATTTTAGGAGAAGAAATAATGATCAATGCAGATAAATTCACCCCTGTTGATGATGGATTAATCCCCACCGGAGAACTACGAGCAGTAGCAGGTACACCTTTAGACTTTACAAAATCAACCTTAATCGGTTCCCGTATTAATGATTCCTATGAGCAAATTAAATTTGGCAAAGGTTATGATCACAATTTTGTATTAAATAAAAAGGGGAAGGAACTTTCCGTTGCTGCAGTTGCTTATGATCCCAAATCGGGAAGGGTTTTAGAAGTTACAACTACTGAACCTGGCGTACAATTTTATACAGGTAATTTCCTGGATGGAAAATTAATTGGGAAAAGTGGAAAAGGGTATATTCACCGCGGTGGATTTTGTTTAGAAACGCAACATTTCCCCGATTCTCCAAATCATCCTGCATTCCCCACAACTACCTTGAATCCGGGCGAGAATTATAATACCACTACTATATTTAAATTCTCAGTTAAGAAGTAA